In Candidatus Nomurabacteria bacterium, a genomic segment contains:
- the nusA gene encoding transcription termination/antitermination protein NusA, whose translation MAKEESAIKQAIEQICAEKNIPYDSVIATIEAALAVAYRKDFGEKNQNIKAKFDVETGTARVFDVKIVGTDELKAQYEAEREERERAAAEAAEQGPEAAAKHAEAEKAKAEAEEQAAENEEEEERWDPKTMIGLSEAKALKEDAELGEEIWTELFPPAAYGRMAAQTAKQVIVQRLREAERETIYQEFKDKEGEIIAGVVQRLEGRMVLVDLGHATALMPPQEQVDREQYAPGLRMKFYVVSVNTTPKGPEIIVSRSHPEMVRRFFTVEVPEVQSGAVEIKAIAREAGSRTKVAVFTDQKNIDPVGSCVGQRGTRVQTIIAELSGEKIDIIEWSNDAVKFISNALSPAKILSIKLNEEEKAAVAEVKEDQLSLAIGKSGQNVRLAAKLTGWKIDIVGEGQDVADRQAQREAKEGEEGEAAPVEASASPDDETPSETEAAPAEEEKAEEAAPEEANPATEGEVVEKNDEAPVEEEAASKSS comes from the coding sequence ATGGCAAAAGAAGAGTCAGCAATAAAGCAAGCAATCGAGCAAATCTGTGCGGAAAAAAACATTCCCTATGATTCGGTCATTGCAACTATCGAAGCGGCCTTGGCAGTTGCCTACCGCAAAGACTTTGGTGAAAAGAATCAAAACATCAAAGCAAAGTTTGACGTGGAAACCGGCACCGCCCGGGTTTTTGACGTCAAAATAGTCGGTACTGATGAGTTAAAAGCCCAGTACGAAGCCGAACGAGAAGAGCGCGAGCGCGCGGCTGCAGAAGCAGCTGAGCAGGGTCCAGAAGCTGCTGCCAAGCATGCCGAAGCTGAAAAAGCTAAGGCGGAAGCAGAGGAACAAGCAGCAGAGAATGAAGAAGAGGAAGAACGCTGGGATCCTAAAACCATGATTGGTTTGAGTGAAGCAAAAGCGCTGAAAGAAGATGCTGAGCTTGGTGAAGAAATCTGGACTGAGCTTTTCCCACCAGCCGCCTACGGACGCATGGCTGCCCAAACTGCCAAGCAGGTTATTGTGCAGCGACTCCGTGAAGCTGAACGTGAAACTATTTACCAAGAGTTTAAAGATAAGGAAGGCGAAATTATCGCCGGTGTGGTACAGCGTCTGGAAGGACGCATGGTGCTGGTTGACCTCGGTCACGCCACTGCCCTGATGCCACCACAAGAACAAGTAGACCGTGAGCAATACGCACCTGGCTTGCGCATGAAATTCTATGTGGTTTCGGTAAACACTACGCCAAAAGGCCCTGAGATCATTGTTTCCCGCTCGCATCCTGAAATGGTACGACGCTTCTTCACGGTTGAAGTCCCTGAAGTGCAAAGTGGTGCCGTGGAAATCAAAGCGATTGCCCGCGAAGCTGGTTCTCGCACCAAGGTTGCAGTCTTCACTGATCAGAAAAATATTGACCCGGTCGGTTCCTGCGTGGGTCAGCGCGGTACTCGCGTTCAAACCATCATTGCTGAATTAAGCGGTGAGAAGATTGATATTATCGAGTGGTCAAATGACGCAGTGAAATTCATTTCCAACGCCCTGTCCCCGGCCAAAATCCTCAGCATCAAGTTGAATGAAGAGGAAAAAGCTGCCGTGGCAGAAGTGAAAGAAGATCAACTCTCTCTGGCTATTGGCAAGAGCGGACAAAACGTACGCTTAGCCGCCAAACTCACTGGCTGGAAAATTGACATTGTCGGCGAAGGTCAAGATGTAGCCGATCGTCAGGCCCAACGTGAAGCAAAAGAAGGTGAAGAGGGTGAAGCCGCTCCGGTCGAAGCAAGCGCATCACCTGATGACGAAACACCTAGTGAAACAGAGGCCGCACCGGCTGAAGAAGAAAAAGCCGAGGAAGCCGCACCTGAGGAAGCAAATCCAGCGACCGAGGGTGAAGTAGTAGAGAAAAATGACGAGGCTCCAGTGGAGGAGGAAGCAGCGTCAAAGTCTTCATAA